The Pseudooceanicola aestuarii genomic interval TGGCCGGAGATATCGACCTGCTGGTGCTGGACCTGATGCTGCCGGGAGTGGACGGGCTGACCATCTGCCGCCAGATTCGCGCCAGATCCGACCTGCCGATCATCATGACCACCGCCCGGGTCGAGGAGATCGACCGCCTGCTGGGCCTGGAGCTGGGCGCCGACGACTACCTGTGCAAACCCTACTCACCCCGCGAATTGATCGCACGGATCAAGGCGGTCCTGCGCCGCCGCCCGGCCCTGGCCGATCCGGCCCCGACCAAGGCCGGGCTGGTGCTGAACCCGGAGACCTGGCGCGCCAGCCTGAACGGCCAGAAACTGGACCTGACGCGGCGCGAATTCGCGCTGCTGCGAACCATGGCTGCGCGGCCCGGTCAGGTGTTCTCTCGCCAACACCTGCTGGACAGCGCCTTTCCCGACGATGCCGACGTGTTCGACCGCACCATCGACAGCCACATTCGCAACATCCGCAAGAAACTCGCCGCCCTGGGCGATGTCGATCCGATCCGATCCGTCTACGGCGTCGGTTACGCCTACGAACCACCGACGGGCTAAGTGGCACAAGCGCAGCAGCGAGCGTTTTTTTCACCTCTGCACACTCGCTCCATATTCCCTGCAATCCGACTGCACACAGAGGTGGGACACCTCCGGCAGACGCCGTCCCTGGCGTTGCAACAGACCGGAGAATCCCTCGTGAAAACCCCCTACAAGACCCGCATCGCAATCCTCGGCATCCTGTTGATCGGGGCGGCGCTATCCCTCGGCACCTTCGTGATGCCCGCCCTGGCGGACCCGGCACCAGCCTACCAATCGGCCCAGGGTCAGTCCCGGCCCCAGGGCGGCGGCGGACGCCCCCCGCGCGCGGCAATCGAGGCCTGCGCCGACAAGGCGGCGAACGACGCCTGCTCCGTCACCCTGGACGATCGCCAGATGCCCGGCACCTGCCGCAGCCCCGATGCGCAGCGTCCGCTGGCCTGCATTCCTGCTGACGCCGAACGCGGCTGACCCCGCCTTTTCTCCGTGCCATCGGGGCCGCCGCCCCGGTCCCGGTGGCACGCATTCGCCAGCGCAGACCTTGCCTGATTGTACAGGATCGCCCAGTTGCCCGGATCATCTTCCCGTCCCCCGCCCCTGTCCCGGCGCCGATTTTGCGCCCTGTCCGCGGGCCTCGTCCTGACCGCCTGTGCCAGGAACCCGGCCGAAGTGCCGCGCGCCGCGCCTTTGCCCCGCGATGTCCCCGACCCGCTGGCCAGATACCGCTTGTCCGCTAACGCCGATGTGGCCACATGGCGCCGGCACCTCCCGGCCAGTACACTGTCCCGCGACCTGCAATTCCTGGCCCTGTCCGGCGGTGGCGAGGACGGGGCGTTCGGCGCAGGCGTGCTGAATGGCTGGTCCGCCGCCGGGACGCGCCCGCAGTTCGACATCGTCACCGGCATCTCGACGGGGGCGCTGATTGCACCTTTCGCCTTTCTCGGGACTGCGCATGATGCCACCCTTCGCGACATCTTCCTGACCCACGACAGCGGCGACATGATGCGGATGCGCACTATCGGCCTGGCGTTTTCCGAGGCGGTCTACGATACCGCGCCGCTGGCCGCGCTGATCGCCCATTACACCCCGCCGCGCCTGATCCGGGCCGTGGCCGCACGCCATGCTCAGGGCGCGCGGCTGTTGGTGGTGACGACCAACCTTGAAACCTCGCAGGCCGTCGTCTGGAACATGGGCGCCATCGCGGCGGCGGGTGATGTCACGCTGTTCCGGGCGGTGCTGCGCGCGTCCTCGGCGATACCGGGGCTGTTTCCCGCGGTCAGGATCGCCTTTGACCGCGACGGGGGGCGCCATCACGAAACCCATGTCGACGGCGGTGTGATCATGCAGTTCCTGGCCTTTCCGGAGGCCGCCTTTGACGCGGGCTGGCCGGTCTCTTCAGGCGGGACGTTGCATATCGTGGTGAACAACACGCTGGACCCGGCGCCGCAGGACGTCGGATCCACGCCGCTGGGCCTTTCGCAACAGGCGATCACGGCGATGATCCGCGCCAGTGCGAAGGCCGGTGTGTCCACCGCGCGGAAGGCGGCCGCACGCAATGGGCTTGCGACCCGCGTCGCGTCGGTCGCGCCGGAGGTCGGTGGCACGTGGCGCGCCTCGGACCGGTTCGCCGCCGATTACATGCAGCGGGTCTATCACCATGGCTACGAGGCGGCGCAGCGCGGCACCTGCTGGCGCTGAATATGCGCCAGCCCGCGCGCAACGGACCCCGGGGCGCGGCACGGAGGCTGATGTCCTCCGGCCCCCTCCCCTTCCGCCTGACGGGCTGCTATGGACCCGGCGACATACTGACCCCAGAGAGGTGCCATGCTGCGCCAGTTCTTCGAATATTACCGCCCGTGGAAGGCGCTGTTCTGGCTCGATTTCGGCTGTGCGGTCCTGTCCGGCCTGCTGGAGCTGGCCTTTCCGCTGGCGGTACAGGCCTTCATCGACCGGCTGCTGCCGTCGGGCGATCTGTCGCTGACCGTGATCGCCGCCGTGGGGCTGCTGCTGATCTACGTGGTCAACGCGGGGCTGATGGCCATCGTGATCTATTGGGGTCACATGCTGGGCATCAACATCGAGACGGAGATGCGCCGTCGTGCCTTCGACCACCTGCAACGGCTGTCCTTTTCCTACTTCGACCGGGTTCGCACCGGCAAGCTGGTCGCCCGCGTCACCCGTGATCTGGAAGAGATCGGAGAGGTCGCCCACCACGGTCCCGAGGATCTGTTCATCGCCATCATGACCTTTGTCGGGGCGTTTCTGCTGATGCTGACGATCCACCCCGGCCTGGCGCTGATTACCGCCACCATCGTACCCGCCTGCGTCGCCATCGTGGCCGTCTACGGTGGGCGGATGACCCGCACCTGGCGGGAGATCTATTCCCGTGTCGCCGCGTTCAACGTCCGGCTGGAGGAAAACGTGGGCGGGATGCGGGTGGTGCAGGCCTTTGCCAACGAAGCCCATGAAAGCGCGCTGTTTGCCCGCGACAATGAGGGCTATCGCAAGACGAAACTGTCGGCCTACCGGGTGATGGCGGCCTCTTCGGCGTTGAACTACATGGGGATGCGCCTGATCCAGGTGGTCGTGATGGTCGCCGGAGCGGTCTTTGTGCTGAACGGCGGGCTGACCACCGGCGGCTTCGTCGCTTTCCTGCTGCTGGTCGGCGTGTTCTTCCGTCCGCTGGACAAGATCGCCGCCGTGATCGAGGTCTATCCCCGTGGCATCGCCGGGTTCCGCCGCTATCAGGAGCTGATGCAGACACGGCCCGACATCGCCGACAGCCCCCGCGCCCGCGCTGCGCCGGACTTCGCGGGCCAGGTCCGGTTCGAGGGCGTGGGCTTTGACTACGGCGACGAGCGGCCGGTGCTGCACGACATCTCGCTGACCGTGCAGCCGGGGGAAACCATGGCCTTTGTCGGGCCATCTGGGGCGGGGAAGACGACGCTGCTGTCGCTGGTGCCGCGCTTCTACCAGCCCCAGGCCGGTCGAATCCTGATCGATGGGCAGGACAGCCGCGACATGACCCTGCACAGTCTGCGGCGCCAGATCGGGCTGGTCAGCCAGGATGTCTTTCTGTTCGGTGGCACCCTGCGCGAAAACATCGCCTACGGTCGCCTGGACGCCAGCGAGGACGAGATCCTGCAAGCCGCCGACCGCGCCCAGCTGAGCGAGATGATCGCCGGGCTGCCCGCCGGCCTGGACACGGTGGTGGGCGAACGCGGGGTGATGCTGTCGGGCGGCCAGAAACAGCGCGTCGCCATCGCTCGCGCCTTCCTGAAGAATCCCCCGATCCTGATCCTGGACGAGGCGACATCGGCGCTGGACACCGAAACCGAACGGCTGATCCAGGCGGCGCTGACCGACCTGTCGCGCGACCGGACGACGCTGGTCATCGCCCACCGCCTGGGCACGATCCGCGACGCCGACCGCATCGCGGTGATGGACGCGGGCCGCATTGTCGAGCTGGGCACCGACGCGGAACTGCGCCGGGCCAGTGGGCGCTACGCCAGCCTCAGCACCGCCTGAGCGGCGACAGGCCGGCCCGCTAGAGGGTGGGGCTGCGCCGGGCAATCACCCTCGTCCGGCGCAGCCGCAAGGCCGCCACCGCACCCGGATCAGGCAGCCAACCGGGTTCGCCATCCGGCCCCGCATCTGCGGCGGCGACTGACGCTCCGATACCCTGCAATCCCAGCATCGCCGCCCCGAACAGGGACAGGTCGTCACCCGACGCGCGGGCCAGGGGACGGGCCAGCACCGCGCTGATCGTCTCGGCCCAGCCGGGCAGTTTCGCGCCACCCCCACCCAGACAGACCCGCGTCGCCCCCAGCCCGGCATCGGCCAGCGCGTCAAAACTGTCCGCGATGTCAAAGGCCACGCCTTCCTGAAATGCGGCGACCAGATCGACCATGTCGTGATCTGCCGTTACCCCCATGATCTGAGCGGTTTCCGCCCTGTCGAACCGCGGAGAGCCGGAGCCAAGCAAGTACGGAAGAACCAGTGGCCGGGTCTCCACCGGTCGCCGCGCGGCGGCACTGGACAGGCGCATCAGCCAAGGGTTGCGCGCCTCCTGCGTGCCCGACAATCGGTGCAGCCAGTCCAATACCGCGCCACCATTGAAATGCGACGCCAGCGCAAAGCGGCCGCCGATACCATCCAGATGACAGGTCAGCTTGCCACGCAGGTCGTCACGCAGATCTGGCATGGCGGCCAGCACCGTGGCCGAGGTGCCGATGGTGATCGCGGCATCGCACCGTCGCGCCAGCCCGACCCCGATCGCCGCCGCGCCCATGTCCCCCGTCCCGGTTATCAGCGGTACGCCCTGCGGGAGATCCAACCGCGCGGCCCAGTCGGCGTTCAACACCCCGTCACGCTGGTCGGCGCACATCATTCGGGGCAATTGGTCCCGATGCAGATCCGCGCCGGTGATCAGATCGTCGTGGAATGCGCCGGACCCGATGTCGACCAGCAACAGATTGGCGAGATCACCGGGGTCGGAGGCAAGGCTGCCGCCCAGCCGATGCCGCAACAGATCCTTCGGCGCCAGAACGCTGACCGGGCGGGCCCCCTCGTCCAGGGCCTGTCGGATCTTGGCCCGCCCGAAGTGGGTTCCGTCCAGGTTTCCGGTCAGATCTGCGACGGCCGCATCGGTGGACAGGTACGGCGTGCATTGGGTGTCCGCCAGGGTGCGCACCGGCGCCACCGGATCGCCCGTCCCATCGACAAGGCACGGCGCGCTCATATGGCCGGTAAAGACGATGGCATCGATCTGCCCCCCCGCGCGCGTCACCGCCGCGCGCCCGGCCACGGCAAGGGCTGCGAACCACTCCGCCGGGGATTGCTCCGCCACGCCGGAACGGCGCCGGGACGTGGCAATGGGCGCACTGGCCAGGGCATGCACCTGCAAAGCCGTGTCCAGCACACCCGCCTTCAACGACCCTGTGCCCAGGTCAATCGCCAGAACCCGCGTCATGGCTCAGCCTTCGCGAAAGGCAAAGGCCTTCTGCGGGTTCACGACAAAGAACTTGTGCAGCAGCGCCGCGCCGTCGAACCCGGCTTCGCCGGCCTCTTCGATGAAGCGCGGGCGCCATTTGTCCAGGATGAACCCCATGCCCAGCCCACCTTCGCCGTAGCTGGCGAACATGGTGCGCCGGGCGATGTCGCCACCGATCATCACCTGGTCCTCATGGCCCCAGCGGACCAGATCCAGGATACAGCGGGTGCGGACGTCCTCGGAATGATATTTCGCCCGCGTGATCCCGTCGAAGGACATGAAGGCACCGGTTTCCGCGACCTTGCGATGTGTCCAGGGGTCGGGGTTGCGATCCAGGTGAGCGATGGTCAGGTATCGCGGATCGACGCGCTCTTCGTTGACGATATCCATCTGTTCCAGAGCCATGGTGCCCATCTCCGTATGCGAATGGATCGGCGCACCTGTCTCCTTGTGAGCATCAAGAACGCCGCGCATGATCTTGATCTCACTGGTGTTCATCGTGTTGTACCCGGTGCCGAACTTGACCACGCCGCCGCGAATGTCGGTGCCGTCCATGCCGGTTTCGACCTCGCCCGTGACATGTGCACGGATGTCCGCCCGCGACATCGAATCGATCCAGGCCTGGAAGGTGACATCGCGGCCCGGAATCTTCGCCGGCCACATGATGGATTTGTTGAATCCTGCTGTGGCGATGATCGTCACGCCCGCCTCGTTCGCGATCCTTTTGACGACGCCGACATCACGCCCGTAATCGATCGCCGTGGCGTCGTAGATGGTGGTTCCCCCGGCGGCCTTGAACAAGTCCAGCTCTGCCTTGGACTTCTCCGGGCTGTCGAGAAGAAAATCATCCTGACCCTTCTCCTTCCACAAGGCAGGGACGCAATAGATGTGGTCATGGCAGTACATTGTCCCCAGGTCCGAGACATCGACATCACCGTTGACGGTACGCGCGAAAGGCATGGCACTCTCCGTATGAAAATTATTTCCGTTATAGAACTACCATATTTTTCTGAGTTTTGAACGATGAATTCCATTTCTGAGAAAATAATTGCCAATCCTGATAGGCGTTGCTAGCCTCGCCACGAATTTCAAATCAGGGAGTGCCGCATGGGCAATATCCGCACAGTGAACGGAGACATCAGCGCGGACGGGTTGGGGCTGATCTACAGCCATGAGCACCTGATCACCTGCCCGCCGCCAGTACAGAAGGATCGCGACCTCGAACTGGACAGCTACGAATGCTCCCTGCAGGAGCTGAAGATCTTTCGCGACGTCGGCGGCACCTTGCTGGTCGAGGCGACGACCCTGGACTACGGTCGCGATCCCGACCAGATGGCCCGCATGTCGCGGGAGGCGAATGTCCCGGTGGTCGCCGTGTCCGGCTTCAACAAGGCGGCCTATTTCCCGCTCTGGATCGAAACGACCTCCCTGAACGGCATCGCGGACAAGCTGATCCGCGACGTGACCGAAGGCATGGACGGTGGTCCGCACAAGGCCGGACACCTGAAATCCGGGGGCAGCTACAATTTCATCCACCCGCTGGAGGACAAGACCACCCGCGCCGTGGCCCGTGCCCATCACGAAACCGGCGCGCCGATCTGGCTGCACACGGAGGCCGGGACCATGGGCAACGAGATGCTGGATATCCTCCAGGACGAGGGCGTCGACCTATCCGAAGTGGTCGTCGGGCATTGCGACCGCAACGCGGACCCGTACTATCACCAAAGTCTGGCCAACAGGGGCGCGCATGTGCAATTCGACGGGGTGGGTAAGGTCAAGTATCACCCCGACAGCACCCGCATTGCCTGCATCAAGGCGATGTTGGACGCCGGACATGGCAGCCGTCTGCTGATCTCAGGTGACATGGGCCGCGCCGCCTACCTGGCAGGCTATGGTGGCGGACCGGGCTTTGCCTATATCGCGACGAAATTCATCCCGCGGATGCGGGCAGAGGGCATTTCCGACAACGCGATCGAACAGATTTTCAAGAAGACCCCCGCCGCCTGGCTGGCCAAGTTCTGAACGGACCAAACATGACCATCGTAGAATCGAAGTACCTGTCCCGCGACGCCTTTGCCGCGCGGATCGCCAAGTGCCCCGTGGCCATCCTGCCGCTGGGCGCGACGGAGCAGCATGGCTATCACATGCCGCTGGGCACCGACACGATCCTGGCAGAGTTCTTCTCCAGGCGTATTGCGGAGGCGACCGGCGCCACCGTCCTGCCCGCGATGCCCTTCGGCTATTCCTGGGTTTGGCGCGACGCGCCCGGCACCGTGACGCTGGACCAGAAAGTCATGGAAGACGTCATTTGCAACGTCGCCGAAAGCCTGGTGCCCGCGGGCGTCAAGCACCTGATCCTGGTCAACGGGCACGAGGCCAATTCCGCAACGATGAAATATGCGACCCGGCGGATGTGGGACCATCCCGATATCGACGTCTGGCGTCTGTTTTACCCGAACCTCGCGGAAGAGCTGAAGCAACATTGCGAAAGCCCGACCTGGCACGGGATCGTCCATGCCTGTGAATTCGAAACCTCACTCATGCTGGCCATCGCCCCCGAAACGGTGGAAATGGACAAGGCCGTCGCCGAATATCCCGAACGCGATGCCGGGTATTTCCACGGCGGGCGCCCGATGGGGGAATTGTCCAGAAGCGGCGTATTCGGCGACGCGACCAAGGGCACGGCCGAAAAGGGGCACGCCATGGTCGAGACCTTCACGACCCGCATGGTCGACATGGTCCGGGAAATTTGTGCCTGACCCGGCTTTGCCGTTAATCTCGGGGCCGCATCGGACAGGAGAGCGCCCAAGTGAATGATATCTTCAGCCGCATCGGCAAGACTCTCCCCGATCTGAAACGGGCCGAACGGCGTATTGCGGAGCTGATCCTTTCGGACGTGGACCTGGTGCTGAAAGGGTCGATCACCGAAGTGGCGGAGGCGGCCTCCGTCTCCGCCTCCTCCATCACCCGGTTTTCGCGCATGTTCGGCGCCGAAGGGTTCAAGGATCTGAAACTGTCGATCGCCCAGGCCCGCAGTGCGCAAAGTCCGTTCGCCCACCAATCGGTTCAGGACCTGGATGAACGCGCCATCGCAGGTGGCCAACTGGAGGAGATGTATCTTCAGCAGATCACCTCTTCTCTGCGGTCAACCTATGCTTCCCTCGACGCCATCGCCCTGACCGATGCCATCGCCGCGCTGCGGTCCGCGCGCAGAGTGCGGTTCTTCGGTGTCGCGGTATCCGGGTTGATGGCGGAAGAGGCCTCCATGCGGTTGATGCGCCTGGGGCTGGATGCCTCCTATGTCGGCGACAGCCATTTCCGCCGGATCGCCTCGACCTTGCTGAGGCCTGACGACGTTGCCGTCGTCATCTCTCACACCGGGCGGTCACAGGAAACGATCGAGGCCGCTGAAATTGCGCGCGGCGCCGGTGCGACGGTGATCGGGATCAGCGCGCCGCACAATCCGCTCACCCAGTTCTGCGACATTCTGATCGGCGTCTCTGTCTACGAGGAGATCGACATCTACACGCCGTCGATTTCGCATTTTTCCTACCATTACGTCATCGGCCTGATCGCCTTTCACATCGGACAATCTTCCGCCCTGAACCGGGCCGAGCTTCTGGAGAAGATCAAAGGCGGGCTCGCGCGGGGCCAGATCGAATCCGAATCCTGAAATAAAAATTATTTTCAAAATATTTATTGAGTTTTCTCAATATCTTACAGCATCTACGGCCATAATGGGAAATCTTTACAAAAGTACGCACCTTGTTATCGTGCTCGGTACCAACAGGAACCCGAGGTCAAAAAATGCCCAAGTCATACTCTGCCGCGCTTGCCGCGCTACTCCTTTCCTCCACAGCCGTCCTTGCGCAGGATATCACGTTGCACCCCGATATCGGCCCCGCCGAGGATGCCGCGCCCGTCGATGTCGGCCGCTATGCGGACCGGCGCGACGGCTCTTATGTCGTGGGGTTCTCCAACGTCGCGGTGGTCAACAGCTGGACCGCGCAGCTGGTGGAAGAAGCCGCCTACCGCGCCTCCACCCTGCCACAGATCGAACGCTACATCGTCACGGATGCCAACAACGACCCGTCCAAACAGGTCTCTGACGTCGAGGACATGCTGGCCCAGGGCGCGGATGCCATCGTGATCAACCCGGCCAATCCGGTCGCGCTGGTTCCGGTGCTGGAACGTGCCTACGACGAGGGCGTTGTGGTGATCGCGGTCACCGCAGATGCCAATACCGACAAACTGACCGCCCGCATCATGGCAGATCAGGTCAAGTTCGGAACCACCGGCGGCGAATTTCTGGCCGAAGCCATGGATGGCAAGGGTAAGGTCATCGCGCTCCGTGGGATTGCGGGCCTGTCGGTCGATGATGACCGTTTCAACGGGATGAAAGCCGTCCTGGACGAATATCCCGACATCGAGATCATCGCCGAGGAATACGCCTCCTGGTCCTATGACCAGGGCCGGCAGGCCTGCGAAAGCCTGGCACTGGCCCATCCGCAGATCGACGGCGTCTGGTCTTCCGGTGGCGCCATGACCCAGGCCTGTGTAGAGGTCTTCAACGAATTCGGTCGTGACCTGATTCCCATGACCGGCGAAGCCAACAACGGGTTCTTCCGCACTTGGTCGGAAAACCAGGACGCCGGGTTCGATTCGATCGCGCCGCAGAACCCCTCCTGGGCCGTGGGCGAGGGGATCGCGCTGGCGGTCGCCATTCTCGAGGGCCAGGAGGTCTCCGACTTCTACAAGGTCACGGCCGATCCCTATACCGCCGCAGATCTGGAGACGCTGTATCGCCCCGACCTGAACGACAGCTACTGGGTCGGCTCCACCATGTCCGAAGAAAAGTTGCAGGATCTCTTCGGCAACTGATCCGGATCGGATCCTCGCGCCATCCGGGCGCGCGCCACCGGTGCGCGCCCGCCC includes:
- a CDS encoding phosphotriesterase family protein; its protein translation is MPFARTVNGDVDVSDLGTMYCHDHIYCVPALWKEKGQDDFLLDSPEKSKAELDLFKAAGGTTIYDATAIDYGRDVGVVKRIANEAGVTIIATAGFNKSIMWPAKIPGRDVTFQAWIDSMSRADIRAHVTGEVETGMDGTDIRGGVVKFGTGYNTMNTSEIKIMRGVLDAHKETGAPIHSHTEMGTMALEQMDIVNEERVDPRYLTIAHLDRNPDPWTHRKVAETGAFMSFDGITRAKYHSEDVRTRCILDLVRWGHEDQVMIGGDIARRTMFASYGEGGLGMGFILDKWRPRFIEEAGEAGFDGAALLHKFFVVNPQKAFAFREG
- a CDS encoding ABC transporter ATP-binding protein, which gives rise to MLRQFFEYYRPWKALFWLDFGCAVLSGLLELAFPLAVQAFIDRLLPSGDLSLTVIAAVGLLLIYVVNAGLMAIVIYWGHMLGINIETEMRRRAFDHLQRLSFSYFDRVRTGKLVARVTRDLEEIGEVAHHGPEDLFIAIMTFVGAFLLMLTIHPGLALITATIVPACVAIVAVYGGRMTRTWREIYSRVAAFNVRLEENVGGMRVVQAFANEAHESALFARDNEGYRKTKLSAYRVMAASSALNYMGMRLIQVVVMVAGAVFVLNGGLTTGGFVAFLLLVGVFFRPLDKIAAVIEVYPRGIAGFRRYQELMQTRPDIADSPRARAAPDFAGQVRFEGVGFDYGDERPVLHDISLTVQPGETMAFVGPSGAGKTTLLSLVPRFYQPQAGRILIDGQDSRDMTLHSLRRQIGLVSQDVFLFGGTLRENIAYGRLDASEDEILQAADRAQLSEMIAGLPAGLDTVVGERGVMLSGGQKQRVAIARAFLKNPPILILDEATSALDTETERLIQAALTDLSRDRTTLVIAHRLGTIRDADRIAVMDAGRIVELGTDAELRRASGRYASLSTA
- a CDS encoding response regulator translates to MTHGSLPPRIPPPRILIVEDEGALAEVLRDYLLAADMQAELMAEGTDATDRALAGDIDLLVLDLMLPGVDGLTICRQIRARSDLPIIMTTARVEEIDRLLGLELGADDYLCKPYSPRELIARIKAVLRRRPALADPAPTKAGLVLNPETWRASLNGQKLDLTRREFALLRTMAARPGQVFSRQHLLDSAFPDDADVFDRTIDSHIRNIRKKLAALGDVDPIRSVYGVGYAYEPPTG
- a CDS encoding creatininase family protein, with product MTIVESKYLSRDAFAARIAKCPVAILPLGATEQHGYHMPLGTDTILAEFFSRRIAEATGATVLPAMPFGYSWVWRDAPGTVTLDQKVMEDVICNVAESLVPAGVKHLILVNGHEANSATMKYATRRMWDHPDIDVWRLFYPNLAEELKQHCESPTWHGIVHACEFETSLMLAIAPETVEMDKAVAEYPERDAGYFHGGRPMGELSRSGVFGDATKGTAEKGHAMVETFTTRMVDMVREICA
- a CDS encoding FGGY family carbohydrate kinase, which translates into the protein MTRVLAIDLGTGSLKAGVLDTALQVHALASAPIATSRRRSGVAEQSPAEWFAALAVAGRAAVTRAGGQIDAIVFTGHMSAPCLVDGTGDPVAPVRTLADTQCTPYLSTDAAVADLTGNLDGTHFGRAKIRQALDEGARPVSVLAPKDLLRHRLGGSLASDPGDLANLLLVDIGSGAFHDDLITGADLHRDQLPRMMCADQRDGVLNADWAARLDLPQGVPLITGTGDMGAAAIGVGLARRCDAAITIGTSATVLAAMPDLRDDLRGKLTCHLDGIGGRFALASHFNGGAVLDWLHRLSGTQEARNPWLMRLSSAAARRPVETRPLVLPYLLGSGSPRFDRAETAQIMGVTADHDMVDLVAAFQEGVAFDIADSFDALADAGLGATRVCLGGGGAKLPGWAETISAVLARPLARASGDDLSLFGAAMLGLQGIGASVAAADAGPDGEPGWLPDPGAVAALRLRRTRVIARRSPTL
- a CDS encoding MurR/RpiR family transcriptional regulator produces the protein MNDIFSRIGKTLPDLKRAERRIAELILSDVDLVLKGSITEVAEAASVSASSITRFSRMFGAEGFKDLKLSIAQARSAQSPFAHQSVQDLDERAIAGGQLEEMYLQQITSSLRSTYASLDAIALTDAIAALRSARRVRFFGVAVSGLMAEEASMRLMRLGLDASYVGDSHFRRIASTLLRPDDVAVVISHTGRSQETIEAAEIARGAGATVIGISAPHNPLTQFCDILIGVSVYEEIDIYTPSISHFSYHYVIGLIAFHIGQSSALNRAELLEKIKGGLARGQIESES
- a CDS encoding patatin-like phospholipase family protein, translated to MSANADVATWRRHLPASTLSRDLQFLALSGGGEDGAFGAGVLNGWSAAGTRPQFDIVTGISTGALIAPFAFLGTAHDATLRDIFLTHDSGDMMRMRTIGLAFSEAVYDTAPLAALIAHYTPPRLIRAVAARHAQGARLLVVTTNLETSQAVVWNMGAIAAAGDVTLFRAVLRASSAIPGLFPAVRIAFDRDGGRHHETHVDGGVIMQFLAFPEAAFDAGWPVSSGGTLHIVVNNTLDPAPQDVGSTPLGLSQQAITAMIRASAKAGVSTARKAAARNGLATRVASVAPEVGGTWRASDRFAADYMQRVYHHGYEAAQRGTCWR
- a CDS encoding ABC transporter substrate-binding protein; the encoded protein is MPKSYSAALAALLLSSTAVLAQDITLHPDIGPAEDAAPVDVGRYADRRDGSYVVGFSNVAVVNSWTAQLVEEAAYRASTLPQIERYIVTDANNDPSKQVSDVEDMLAQGADAIVINPANPVALVPVLERAYDEGVVVIAVTADANTDKLTARIMADQVKFGTTGGEFLAEAMDGKGKVIALRGIAGLSVDDDRFNGMKAVLDEYPDIEIIAEEYASWSYDQGRQACESLALAHPQIDGVWSSGGAMTQACVEVFNEFGRDLIPMTGEANNGFFRTWSENQDAGFDSIAPQNPSWAVGEGIALAVAILEGQEVSDFYKVTADPYTAADLETLYRPDLNDSYWVGSTMSEEKLQDLFGN
- a CDS encoding phosphotriesterase family protein, yielding MGNIRTVNGDISADGLGLIYSHEHLITCPPPVQKDRDLELDSYECSLQELKIFRDVGGTLLVEATTLDYGRDPDQMARMSREANVPVVAVSGFNKAAYFPLWIETTSLNGIADKLIRDVTEGMDGGPHKAGHLKSGGSYNFIHPLEDKTTRAVARAHHETGAPIWLHTEAGTMGNEMLDILQDEGVDLSEVVVGHCDRNADPYYHQSLANRGAHVQFDGVGKVKYHPDSTRIACIKAMLDAGHGSRLLISGDMGRAAYLAGYGGGPGFAYIATKFIPRMRAEGISDNAIEQIFKKTPAAWLAKF